In Piliocolobus tephrosceles isolate RC106 chromosome 4, ASM277652v3, whole genome shotgun sequence, the following are encoded in one genomic region:
- the ZNF354C gene encoding zinc finger protein 354C isoform X2, translating to MAVDLLPAQESVTFRDVAVFFSQDEWLHLDSAQRALYREVMLENYSSLVSLGSPFSMPKLIHQLQQGEDPCLVEREVPPDTCLGFKTWPETEALPHRQDIFIEETSQGMIKEESIKDGHWDINFEEAVEFESRIEEEQEKKPLRQMIVSHDETISEDGNHTSLELEKSLFINTALVAQQSVPIERMPNMYYTFGKDFKHNFDLMKCFQIYPGGKPHICNECGKSFKQNLHLIEHQRIHTGEKPYKCNECEKTFSHRSSLLSHQRIHTGEKPYKCNECEKAFSNSSTLIKHLRVHTGEKPYRCRECGKAFSQCSTLTVHQRIHTGEKLYKCGECEKAFNCRAKLHRHQRIHTGEKPYKCSECGKGYSQFTSLAEHQRLHTGEQLYKCLECGRTFTRIATLIEHQRIHTGQKPYQCNECEKAFNQYSSFNEHRKIHTGEKLYTCEECGKAFGCKSNLYRHQRIHTGEKPYQCNQCGKAFSQYSFLTEHERIHTGEKLYKCMECGKAYSYRSNLCRHKKVHTKEKLYKWKEYGKPLICSSSLTQYQKFLRGDKGYEA from the exons GAGTCCGTGACATTCAGGGATGTGGCCGTGTTCTTCAGCCAGGATGAGTGGTTGCACCTGGACTCTGCCCAGAGAGCCTTGTACCGGGAGGTGATGCTGGAGAACTACAGCAGCCTGGTCTCACTGG GGAGTCCATTTTCAATGCCAAAGTTGATTCATCAGTTGCAACAAGGAGAAGATCCCTGCTTGGTGGAAAGAGAAGTCCCTCCAGATACCTGTCTAG GTTTCAAGACTTGGCCTGAAACAGAAGCATTGCCTCATAGACAGGACATTTTTATAGAAGAAACATCTCAGGGAATGATAAAGGAAGAATCCATTAAGGATGGTCACTGGGACATTAACTTTGAAGAAGCTGTGGAATTTGAGAGCAGGATAGAAGAAGAGCAAGAGAAGAAACCTCTTAGGCAAATGATAGTCTCGCATGATGAAACCATCAGTGAAGATGGAAACCATACAAGTCTTGAACTGGAGAAAAGCTTATTTATAAATACAGCTCTCGTCGCACAACAGAGTGTTCCTATAGAAAGGATGCCCAATATGTATTACACATTTGGGAaagattttaaacataattttgatCTCATGAAATGCTTCCAAATTTACCCAGGAGGAAAACCTCACATctgtaatgaatgtgggaagaGCTTCAAGCAGAATCTTCATCTTATtgaacatcagagaattcatacaggtgagaaaccctacaaatgtaatGAGTGTGAAAAAACCTTCAGCCACAGATCATCCCTTCTTTctcatcagagaattcatactggagagaaaccttacaagtgtaatgaatgtgAGAAAGCATTTAGCAACAGTTCAACCCTCATCAAACATCTGAGAGTGCATACCGGAGAGAAACCGTATCGATGTAGGGAGTGTGGTAAAGCCTTTAGCCAGTGTTCAACCCTCACTgtacatcagagaattcatactggagagaaactctaTAAATGTGGTGAATGTGAGAAGGCCTTCAACTGTAGAGCAAAACTTCACAGGCATCAAAGAATCCATACAGGcgagaaaccctataaatgtagTGAGTGTGGGAAGGGTTACAGCCAGTTTACCTCTCTAGCTGAACATCAGAGGCTTCATACTGGAGAACAGCTGTATAAATGCTTGGAATGTGGGAGAACCTTCACACGTATTGCAACCCTTATTGAACATCAGCGCATTCACACTGGACAAAAACCTTATCAGTGCAATGAATGTGAGAAAGCCTTCAACCAGTATTCATCCTTTAATGAACATCGGAAAATTCATACTGGGGAAAAACTTTATACATGtgaggaatgtgggaaagcctttggTTGCAAATCTAACCTTTATAggcatcagagaattcataccgGAGAGAAGCCGTATCAGTGTAATCAGTGTGGAAAGGCGTTCAGCCAGTATTCATTTTTAACGGAACATGAGAGGATCCACACTGGGGAGAAACTGTATAAGTGTatggaatgtgggaaagcctacAGTTACAGATCAAACCTTTGTAGACACAAAAAAGTTCACACTAAAGAGAAACTCTATAAATGGAAGGAATATGGGAAACCGTTAATCTGCAGCTCCTCACTCACTCAGTATCAGAAATTTCTTAGAGGAGATAAGGGCTATGAGGCTTAG
- the ZNF354C gene encoding zinc finger protein 354C isoform X3: MLENYSSLVSLGSPFSMPKLIHQLQQGEDPCLVEREVPPDTCLGFKTWPETEALPHRQDIFIEETSQGMIKEESIKDGHWDINFEEAVEFESRIEEEQEKKPLRQMIVSHDETISEDGNHTSLELEKSLFINTALVAQQSVPIERMPNMYYTFGKDFKHNFDLMKCFQIYPGGKPHICNECGKSFKQNLHLIEHQRIHTGEKPYKCNECEKTFSHRSSLLSHQRIHTGEKPYKCNECEKAFSNSSTLIKHLRVHTGEKPYRCRECGKAFSQCSTLTVHQRIHTGEKLYKCGECEKAFNCRAKLHRHQRIHTGEKPYKCSECGKGYSQFTSLAEHQRLHTGEQLYKCLECGRTFTRIATLIEHQRIHTGQKPYQCNECEKAFNQYSSFNEHRKIHTGEKLYTCEECGKAFGCKSNLYRHQRIHTGEKPYQCNQCGKAFSQYSFLTEHERIHTGEKLYKCMECGKAYSYRSNLCRHKKVHTKEKLYKWKEYGKPLICSSSLTQYQKFLRGDKGYEA; this comes from the exons ATGCTGGAGAACTACAGCAGCCTGGTCTCACTGG GGAGTCCATTTTCAATGCCAAAGTTGATTCATCAGTTGCAACAAGGAGAAGATCCCTGCTTGGTGGAAAGAGAAGTCCCTCCAGATACCTGTCTAG GTTTCAAGACTTGGCCTGAAACAGAAGCATTGCCTCATAGACAGGACATTTTTATAGAAGAAACATCTCAGGGAATGATAAAGGAAGAATCCATTAAGGATGGTCACTGGGACATTAACTTTGAAGAAGCTGTGGAATTTGAGAGCAGGATAGAAGAAGAGCAAGAGAAGAAACCTCTTAGGCAAATGATAGTCTCGCATGATGAAACCATCAGTGAAGATGGAAACCATACAAGTCTTGAACTGGAGAAAAGCTTATTTATAAATACAGCTCTCGTCGCACAACAGAGTGTTCCTATAGAAAGGATGCCCAATATGTATTACACATTTGGGAaagattttaaacataattttgatCTCATGAAATGCTTCCAAATTTACCCAGGAGGAAAACCTCACATctgtaatgaatgtgggaagaGCTTCAAGCAGAATCTTCATCTTATtgaacatcagagaattcatacaggtgagaaaccctacaaatgtaatGAGTGTGAAAAAACCTTCAGCCACAGATCATCCCTTCTTTctcatcagagaattcatactggagagaaaccttacaagtgtaatgaatgtgAGAAAGCATTTAGCAACAGTTCAACCCTCATCAAACATCTGAGAGTGCATACCGGAGAGAAACCGTATCGATGTAGGGAGTGTGGTAAAGCCTTTAGCCAGTGTTCAACCCTCACTgtacatcagagaattcatactggagagaaactctaTAAATGTGGTGAATGTGAGAAGGCCTTCAACTGTAGAGCAAAACTTCACAGGCATCAAAGAATCCATACAGGcgagaaaccctataaatgtagTGAGTGTGGGAAGGGTTACAGCCAGTTTACCTCTCTAGCTGAACATCAGAGGCTTCATACTGGAGAACAGCTGTATAAATGCTTGGAATGTGGGAGAACCTTCACACGTATTGCAACCCTTATTGAACATCAGCGCATTCACACTGGACAAAAACCTTATCAGTGCAATGAATGTGAGAAAGCCTTCAACCAGTATTCATCCTTTAATGAACATCGGAAAATTCATACTGGGGAAAAACTTTATACATGtgaggaatgtgggaaagcctttggTTGCAAATCTAACCTTTATAggcatcagagaattcataccgGAGAGAAGCCGTATCAGTGTAATCAGTGTGGAAAGGCGTTCAGCCAGTATTCATTTTTAACGGAACATGAGAGGATCCACACTGGGGAGAAACTGTATAAGTGTatggaatgtgggaaagcctacAGTTACAGATCAAACCTTTGTAGACACAAAAAAGTTCACACTAAAGAGAAACTCTATAAATGGAAGGAATATGGGAAACCGTTAATCTGCAGCTCCTCACTCACTCAGTATCAGAAATTTCTTAGAGGAGATAAGGGCTATGAGGCTTAG
- the ZNF354C gene encoding zinc finger protein 354C isoform X1, producing MRRLKILPGKHSPLPGRRPTVSTLLSLGRSTEEEGMAVDLLPAQESVTFRDVAVFFSQDEWLHLDSAQRALYREVMLENYSSLVSLGSPFSMPKLIHQLQQGEDPCLVEREVPPDTCLGFKTWPETEALPHRQDIFIEETSQGMIKEESIKDGHWDINFEEAVEFESRIEEEQEKKPLRQMIVSHDETISEDGNHTSLELEKSLFINTALVAQQSVPIERMPNMYYTFGKDFKHNFDLMKCFQIYPGGKPHICNECGKSFKQNLHLIEHQRIHTGEKPYKCNECEKTFSHRSSLLSHQRIHTGEKPYKCNECEKAFSNSSTLIKHLRVHTGEKPYRCRECGKAFSQCSTLTVHQRIHTGEKLYKCGECEKAFNCRAKLHRHQRIHTGEKPYKCSECGKGYSQFTSLAEHQRLHTGEQLYKCLECGRTFTRIATLIEHQRIHTGQKPYQCNECEKAFNQYSSFNEHRKIHTGEKLYTCEECGKAFGCKSNLYRHQRIHTGEKPYQCNQCGKAFSQYSFLTEHERIHTGEKLYKCMECGKAYSYRSNLCRHKKVHTKEKLYKWKEYGKPLICSSSLTQYQKFLRGDKGYEA from the exons GAGTCCGTGACATTCAGGGATGTGGCCGTGTTCTTCAGCCAGGATGAGTGGTTGCACCTGGACTCTGCCCAGAGAGCCTTGTACCGGGAGGTGATGCTGGAGAACTACAGCAGCCTGGTCTCACTGG GGAGTCCATTTTCAATGCCAAAGTTGATTCATCAGTTGCAACAAGGAGAAGATCCCTGCTTGGTGGAAAGAGAAGTCCCTCCAGATACCTGTCTAG GTTTCAAGACTTGGCCTGAAACAGAAGCATTGCCTCATAGACAGGACATTTTTATAGAAGAAACATCTCAGGGAATGATAAAGGAAGAATCCATTAAGGATGGTCACTGGGACATTAACTTTGAAGAAGCTGTGGAATTTGAGAGCAGGATAGAAGAAGAGCAAGAGAAGAAACCTCTTAGGCAAATGATAGTCTCGCATGATGAAACCATCAGTGAAGATGGAAACCATACAAGTCTTGAACTGGAGAAAAGCTTATTTATAAATACAGCTCTCGTCGCACAACAGAGTGTTCCTATAGAAAGGATGCCCAATATGTATTACACATTTGGGAaagattttaaacataattttgatCTCATGAAATGCTTCCAAATTTACCCAGGAGGAAAACCTCACATctgtaatgaatgtgggaagaGCTTCAAGCAGAATCTTCATCTTATtgaacatcagagaattcatacaggtgagaaaccctacaaatgtaatGAGTGTGAAAAAACCTTCAGCCACAGATCATCCCTTCTTTctcatcagagaattcatactggagagaaaccttacaagtgtaatgaatgtgAGAAAGCATTTAGCAACAGTTCAACCCTCATCAAACATCTGAGAGTGCATACCGGAGAGAAACCGTATCGATGTAGGGAGTGTGGTAAAGCCTTTAGCCAGTGTTCAACCCTCACTgtacatcagagaattcatactggagagaaactctaTAAATGTGGTGAATGTGAGAAGGCCTTCAACTGTAGAGCAAAACTTCACAGGCATCAAAGAATCCATACAGGcgagaaaccctataaatgtagTGAGTGTGGGAAGGGTTACAGCCAGTTTACCTCTCTAGCTGAACATCAGAGGCTTCATACTGGAGAACAGCTGTATAAATGCTTGGAATGTGGGAGAACCTTCACACGTATTGCAACCCTTATTGAACATCAGCGCATTCACACTGGACAAAAACCTTATCAGTGCAATGAATGTGAGAAAGCCTTCAACCAGTATTCATCCTTTAATGAACATCGGAAAATTCATACTGGGGAAAAACTTTATACATGtgaggaatgtgggaaagcctttggTTGCAAATCTAACCTTTATAggcatcagagaattcataccgGAGAGAAGCCGTATCAGTGTAATCAGTGTGGAAAGGCGTTCAGCCAGTATTCATTTTTAACGGAACATGAGAGGATCCACACTGGGGAGAAACTGTATAAGTGTatggaatgtgggaaagcctacAGTTACAGATCAAACCTTTGTAGACACAAAAAAGTTCACACTAAAGAGAAACTCTATAAATGGAAGGAATATGGGAAACCGTTAATCTGCAGCTCCTCACTCACTCAGTATCAGAAATTTCTTAGAGGAGATAAGGGCTATGAGGCTTAG